In Erythrolamprus reginae isolate rEryReg1 chromosome 10, rEryReg1.hap1, whole genome shotgun sequence, one DNA window encodes the following:
- the MYEF2 gene encoding myelin expression factor 2 yields the protein MAEDDKYEAGSAAPPPIAEAEEAAVNDHDRQQEEEADGAGPAEGGGSANGVKTENDEAGKDESPPSKSKYISKPKAIPSLGHRNRFHPYTKEKSAGTGEKKSLNRNRVFISNIPYDMKWQSIKDLMREKVGEVTYVELFKDAEGKSRGCGVVEFKDEEFVKKALETMNKYDLNGRPLNIKEDLDGEHARRALQRGSGPFTGGHGPDITPGLMNLPPSILNNPNIPPEIISNLQAGRLGTSIFVANLDFKVGWKKLKEVFSIAGTVKRADIKEDKDGKSRGMGTVTFEQSIEAVQAISMFNGQFLFDRPMHVKMDDKSIPHDDFRAADSKTPQLPRGLGGIGMGLGPGGQPISATQLSMGSGMGNMTPGGMGVDGPGFGGMNRMSGGVGGFGGMKGMANMGGFGGVNRLGGMGSVDDFRGNIGSGMSGGLGTGMAAGMGEMFRGGMGGTLDRDFGRSDMALSRGFGDTFGRMGGAMVGGFAGGMGASNMGPVGSGMSSGLSGMNSMTGGMGMGMGMDRMSSSFDRMGPTMGTALERNLDMDRGFVPGPMGSGLRDRVGTKGNQIFVRNLPFDLTWQKLKEKFSQCGHVMFAEIKMENGKSKGCGTVRFDSPESAEKACRLMNGIKISGREIDVRLDRIA from the exons GGAAAACGACGAAGCAGGCAAAGATGAGAGCCCACCATCGAAATCAAAGTACATTTCAAAACCAAAGGCCATCCCATCTCTTGGACACAGGAATAGATTTCATCCATACACGAAGGAAAAGAGTGCAGGCACTGGGGAAAAGAAGAGTCTTAACCGTAATAGAGTTTTCATTAGCAACATCCCATATGACATGAAATGGCAGTCCATTAAAGATCTTATGAGAGAGAAAG TTGGTGAGGTTACATACGTGGAGCTGTTTAAGGATGCAGAAGGAAAATCAAGG GGCTGTGG TGTGGTCGAATTCAAAGATGAAGAATTTGTAAAGAAAGCACTGGAAACCATGAATAAATATGATCTTAATGGAAGACCACTTAACATAAAAGAG GATCTGGATGGTGAGCATGCCCGCAGGGCACTGCAGCGTGGGAGTGGGCCATTTACAGGCGGACATGGTCCAGATATAACACCTGGCTTAATGAATTTGCCGCCTTCTATACTTAATAACCCAAATATTCCTCCTGAGATTATCAGCAACCTACAAGCTGGCAGGCTTGGCACCAGCATTTTTGTTGCCAAT CTTGACTTTAAGGTTGGCTGGAAGAAATTAAAGGAAGTGTTCAGCATTGCTGGGACGGTGAAACGTGCGGATATCAAAGAAGACAAAGACGGCAAAAGTCGGGGGATGGGAACTGTGACTTTTGAGCAGTCCATTGAAGCTGTTCAGGCGATAT CAATGTTCAATGGACAGTTCCTCTTTGATAGACCCATGCATGTGAAAATG gatgaCAAATCAATTCCTCACGATGATTTCCGCGCAGCCGATAGCAAGACACCTCAGTTACCCC gtgGACTTGGAGGGATCGGAATGGGACTTGGTCCTGGGGGACAGCCAATCAGCGCCACCCAACTGAGCATGGGAAGTGGAATGGGGAACATGACTCCAGGAG GAATGGGAGTGGATGGACCTGGCTTTGGAGGAATGAATCGAATGAGCGGAG GTGTTGGCGGTTTTGGTGGCATGAAAGGAATGGCAAATATGGGAGGATTTGGCGGAGTCAACCGACTGGGAG GTATGGGAAGCGTAGATGACTTCAGAGGGAACATAGGTAGCGGAATGAGTGGTGGCCTAGGAACGGGCATGGCAGCTGGGATGGGAG AAATGTTCCGTGGTGGCATGGGAGGAACTCTTGACAGAGACTTTGGTCGAAGCGATATGGCCTTGAGCCGTGGTTTTGGAGACACTTTTGGGAGAATGG GTGGTGCAATGGTTGGTGGTTTTGCAGGAGGCATGGGAGCTTCTAATATGGGCCCAGTAGGATCTGGAATGA GTAGTGGACTAAGTGGCATGAATAGCATGACCGGTGGCATGGGGATGGGCATGGGAATGGATCGGATGAGCAGCAGTTTCGATCGGATGGGCCCCACCATGGGGACGGCCCTGGAGAGAAACCTGGACATGGACCGAGGATTTGTGCCTGGCCCAATGGGAAGTGGTCTGAGAGACCGAGTAGGCACCAAAGGCAACCAAATATTTGTCAGAAAT CTTCCTTTTGACTTGACCTGGCAGAAGCTTAAGGAAAAGTTCAGCCAGTGCG GTCATGTAATGTTTGCAGAAATTAAAATGGAGAATGGAAAATCAAAAGGCTGTGGAACAGTCAGATTTGACTCGCCAGAATCGGCAGAAAAAGCCTGTAGACTAATGAACGGTATAAAAATCAGTGGCAGAGAAATTGACGTACGTTTGGATCGCATTGCGTAA